A genomic region of Sphingobacteriales bacterium contains the following coding sequences:
- a CDS encoding T9SS type A sorting domain-containing protein — MDSLYSEIHSGGINDTISYPFELFSLLREENQQVIGYNSTTATEGVWYDFNIQVGDYVPKDMYSYSRVQSSGDTILADGLSHRYFEIVDTSTIEWSGISCNPYLQIEGVGTDEGFYAPASCYYFETSSSAILLCLSRNDSTIYGNCSTPDDTLSVPVLALPPQTVSVSPNPAGEWVELRAAMPLEWSIYDVRGVLRYRSGGAQSYLPLSLQGWQAGVYYYQATDGKEQYNGKFLVCP, encoded by the coding sequence ATGGATTCTTTGTATTCAGAGATACATAGTGGTGGTATAAATGACACAATTAGTTATCCTTTTGAACTCTTTTCTTTATTAAGAGAAGAGAACCAGCAGGTTATTGGCTATAACAGCACTACTGCTACAGAGGGTGTTTGGTACGATTTTAATATTCAGGTGGGCGATTATGTTCCTAAGGATATGTATTCTTATTCGCGGGTTCAAAGCAGTGGCGATACTATTTTGGCAGATGGTTTATCGCACCGCTATTTTGAAATAGTGGATACCTCCACTATTGAGTGGTCGGGTATTAGTTGCAATCCTTATTTACAGATAGAAGGGGTGGGTACGGATGAAGGGTTTTATGCTCCTGCTTCCTGTTATTATTTTGAAACATCATCGTCCGCCATATTGCTTTGTCTGAGTCGCAACGACAGCACCATTTATGGAAATTGCAGCACACCGGACGACACATTGAGCGTTCCGGTGCTTGCGTTGCCGCCTCAGACGGTGAGTGTATCGCCAAATCCGGCGGGGGAGTGGGTGGAGTTGCGTGCGGCGATGCCCTTGGAGTGGAGTATTTACGATGTGAGGGGGGTGCTACGCTATCGGAGTGGTGGGGCGCAAAGTTATTTGCCTCTTTCTTTACAAGGCTGGCAGGCGGGCGTTTATTATTATCAAGCCACAGACGGCAAGGAGCAGTATAATGGTAAGTTTTTAGTTTGTCCGTAA
- a CDS encoding T9SS type A sorting domain-containing protein: MKYLLFYITMLLSCSLLQAQEDDYIPMLQDGNVWEVRHKNMDISGNTYYYITIKIAGDSLINGKVYKKLMDSLYSEIHSGGINDTISYPFELFSLLREENQQVIGYNNTTATEGVWYDFNIQVGDYIHKDMYAYSRVQSSGDTILADGLSHRYFEIVDTSTIEWSGISCNPYLQIEGVGTDEGFYAPASCYYFETSSSAILLCLSRNDSTIYGNCSTPDDTLSVPVLALPPQTVSISPNPAVEWVEFRAAMPLEWSIYDVRGVLRYRSGGAQSYLPLSLQGWQSGVYYYQATDGKEQYSGKFLVCP; encoded by the coding sequence ATGAAATACCTTTTATTTTACATAACTATGCTGTTGAGTTGCTCCTTGCTCCAAGCGCAAGAAGACGATTATATACCGATGTTGCAAGATGGAAATGTGTGGGAAGTACGTCATAAAAATATGGATATATCCGGAAACACTTATTATTATATCACCATAAAGATAGCCGGAGATAGCCTTATCAATGGTAAGGTGTATAAAAAATTAATGGATTCTTTGTATTCAGAGATACATAGTGGTGGTATAAATGACACAATTAGTTATCCTTTTGAACTCTTTTCTTTATTAAGAGAAGAGAACCAGCAGGTTATTGGTTATAATAACACTACTGCTACAGAGGGTGTTTGGTACGATTTTAATATTCAGGTGGGCGATTATATTCATAAGGATATGTATGCTTATTCGAGGGTTCAAAGCAGTGGCGATACTATTTTGGCAGATGGTTTATCGCATCGCTATTTTGAAATAGTGGATACCTCCACTATTGAGTGGTCGGGTATTAGTTGCAATCCTTATTTACAGATAGAAGGGGTGGGTACGGATGAAGGGTTTTATGCTCCTGCTTCCTGTTATTATTTTGAAACATCATCGTCCGCCATATTGCTTTGTCTGAGTCGCAACGACAGCACCATTTATGGAAATTGCAGCACACCGGACGACACATTGAGCGTTCCGGTGCTTGCGTTGCCGCCTCAGACGGTGAGTATATCACCAAATCCGGCGGTGGAGTGGGTAGAGTTTCGGGCGGCGATGCCTTTGGAGTGGAGTATTTATGATGTGAGGGGGGTGCTGCGCTATCGGAGTGGTGGGGCGCAAAGTTATTTGCCTCTTTCTTTACAAGGCTGGCAGTCGGGCGTTTATTATTATCAAGCCACAGACGGCAAGGAGCAGTATAGCGGTAAGTTTTTGGTTTGTCCGTAA
- a CDS encoding T9SS type A sorting domain-containing protein — translation MKHFIFYITMLLSCSLLQAQADDYIPMLQAGNVWKEWQLNVNGPGQSWNNYITKKIDGDSLINGKMYRKIIDSMYAFDNLFGDTIVQPFKLRSLLREENRQVIRYNTSNETEYILYDFNLQTGDSISSNSKIINSGDTILADGLSHKYYEIDTFSLGDLYCNSYIQIEGVGSNQGLGVIMCSSFENYNSGYLVCFSRNDSTIYGNCSTPDDTLSVPVLALPPQTVSVSPNPAGQWVELRAAMPLEWRIYDVRGVLRYRSGGAQSYLSLSLQGWQAGVYYYQATDGKEQYSGKFLVGP, via the coding sequence ATGAAACACTTTATATTTTATATCACTATGCTGTTGAGTTGCTCTTTGCTCCAAGCGCAAGCAGACGATTATATACCGATGTTGCAAGCGGGTAATGTGTGGAAGGAATGGCAGTTGAATGTAAACGGTCCCGGGCAAAGTTGGAATAATTATATTACAAAAAAGATAGACGGCGACAGCCTTATAAACGGAAAAATGTATAGAAAAATTATTGATTCAATGTATGCCTTTGATAATTTATTTGGCGATACAATTGTTCAACCTTTTAAATTGAGATCTTTGTTGCGTGAGGAAAATAGGCAAGTTATTCGGTATAATACCTCTAATGAAACAGAATACATTTTGTATGATTTTAATTTGCAAACAGGGGATTCTATCTCTTCTAATTCTAAAATAATAAATAGTGGTGACACGATTTTGGCAGATGGTTTATCCCATAAGTATTATGAGATAGATACTTTTAGTTTGGGGGATCTTTATTGCAATTCTTATATACAGATAGAGGGAGTAGGCTCAAATCAAGGGCTGGGGGTAATTATGTGTAGTTCGTTTGAAAATTATAATTCAGGCTACTTAGTATGTTTCAGTCGCAACGACAGCACCATTTATGGAAATTGTAGCACACCGGACGACACATTGAGCGTTCCGGTGCTTGCGTTGCCGCCTCAGACGGTGAGTGTATCGCCGAATCCGGCGGGTCAGTGGGTAGAGTTGCGTGCGGCGATGCCTTTGGAGTGGCGTATTTACGATGTGAGGGGGGTGCTGCGCTATCGGAGTGGTGGGGCGCAAAGTTATTTGTCTCTTTCTTTACAAGGCTGGCAGGCGGGCGTTTATTATTATCAAGCCACAGACGGCAAGGAGCAGTATAGTGGTAAGTTTTTAGTTGGTCCGTAA
- a CDS encoding T9SS type A sorting domain-containing protein: MKHFIFYITMLLSCSLLQAQEDDYIPMLQDGNVWKIWQHSGGVFSGDKNRYITVKIAGDSLINGKAYKKLVDSTYLNTYNYETGMYDTISYPFSFYSLLREENQQVIRYDTATTMEHIVHNFNIQVGDYLFNLKVESSGDTILADGLSHRYFEMVDTSTIEWFGRSCVPYLLIEGVGTNEGIYSPASCTYFEISSTSWLNCLSRNGNAIYGCGVPDDTLSVPVLVLPPQRVSVSPNPAVEWVEFRAAMPLEWSIYDVRGVLRYRSGGAQSYLPLSLQGWQSGVYYYQATDGKEQYSGKFLVCP; the protein is encoded by the coding sequence ATGAAACACTTTATATTTTACATCACTATGCTGTTGAGTTGCTCTTTGCTCCAAGCCCAGGAAGACGATTATATACCGATGTTGCAAGATGGTAATGTGTGGAAGATATGGCAACATTCCGGAGGAGTATTTTCTGGTGATAAAAACCGATACATCACAGTAAAAATAGCCGGAGATAGCCTTATCAATGGTAAGGCTTATAAAAAACTAGTGGATTCTACCTATTTAAATACATATAATTATGAGACTGGTATGTATGATACAATTAGTTACCCTTTCAGCTTTTACTCCTTATTAAGAGAGGAAAACCAACAGGTAATTCGTTATGATACCGCTACTACTATGGAACACATTGTACACAATTTTAATATTCAGGTAGGCGATTATTTATTTAATTTAAAAGTTGAAAGCAGTGGCGATACTATTTTGGCAGATGGTTTGTCACATCGCTATTTTGAAATGGTAGATACCTCCACTATTGAATGGTTTGGTAGGAGTTGTGTTCCCTATTTATTGATAGAGGGAGTAGGTACAAATGAAGGAATTTACTCGCCAGCTTCCTGTACTTATTTTGAAATATCATCAACTTCATGGCTAAATTGCCTCAGTCGCAATGGCAATGCCATTTATGGGTGTGGTGTTCCGGACGACACATTGAGCGTTCCGGTGCTTGTGTTGCCGCCTCAGAGGGTGAGTGTATCGCCAAATCCGGCGGTGGAGTGGGTGGAGTTTCGGGCGGCGATGCCTTTGGAGTGGAGTATTTACGATGTGAGAGGGGTGCTACGCTATCGGAGTGGTGGGGCGCAAAGCTATTTGCCTCTTTCTTTACAAGGCTGGCAGTCGGGCGTTTATTATTATCAAGCCACAGACGGCAAGGAGCAGTATAGCGGTAAATTTTTGGTTTGTCCGTAA